A stretch of Phragmites australis chromosome 12, lpPhrAust1.1, whole genome shotgun sequence DNA encodes these proteins:
- the LOC133886643 gene encoding mitogen-activated protein kinase kinase kinase 3-like isoform X2, whose translation MPTWWKGKGRSKSKGAAAVDAGSIPAAAVGEEKEKGKMKATSFDEALLGKGARGKQQQQAAAVVGHPLPRPASVPGPLPSASASASASASASSGGSSSLGSSAASDEPPDLGIYRLSDASSMLPVRTIAIDSRKQSHVLAEGRIFTNNQPLEHPRLSETSVSPRKDFHLNNLDLANNGTTYCHGRKSTEIVFSTPMPSSPPSSRGHHYSTSPVGSRTFGQCPGSTTAWQDDSRSASSPQPLPLPPGSPCSSSRSLQWKKGKLLGSGTFGQVYLGFNSEGGQMCAIKEVKVISDDSNSKECLRQLNQEIVLLSQLSHRNIVQYYGSDLSNETLSVYLEYVSGGSIHKLLQEYGPFGEAVLRNYTAQILSGLAYLHGRNTVHRDIKGANILVDPNGDIKLADFGMAKHISAYTSIKSFKGSPYWMAPEVIMNSNGYSLSVDIWSLGCTILEMATAKPPWNQYEGVAAIFKIGNSKDIPDIPDHLSSEAKSFLKLCLQRDPVARPTAAQLMDHPFVKDHATARSSRSGMTRDMFPTSTDGKNSTTNIAVPSYRSLSPLRDPDIGIRNLPGPTSSIPSTSNRRISAINTSNVRMNMSLPVSPCSSPLRQYKQSNRSCLPSPPHPAYSAGAANNCHINYALYPTRASNNLTDPWLEISQLKTQTFDSPRRL comes from the exons ATGCCGACGTGGTGGAAGGGCAAGGGTAGGAGCAAGAGCAAGGGCGCGGCGGCGGTCGACGCCGGCTCAATTCCGGCGGCCGCTGtcggggaggagaaggagaagggcaAGATGAAGGCGACCAGCTTCGACGAGGCGCTCCTCGGGAAGGGGGCCCGcgggaagcagcagcagcaggctgcgGCGGTGGTGGGGCACCCGCTGCCACGGCCGGCGTCCGTGCCGGGGCCGCTGCCCTCCGCGTCAGCTTCCGCCTCGGCCTCCGCCTCGGCGTCCAGCGGGGGCAGCTCGTCGCTGGGGTCCTCGGCGGCCTCCGACGAGCCGCCGGATCTTGGAATTTACAG GCTGTCAGATGCAAGCAGCATGCTTCCGGTCAGAACAATAGCAATCGACTCTCGGAAACAAAGCCATGTGTTAGCAGAAGGGCGAATTTTCACGAATAATCAGCCTTTGGAGCATCCCCGATTGTCTGAAACTTCAGTTTCTCCAAGGAAAGACTTTCATCTTAATAATCTGGATCTTGCAAATAATGGAACTACGTACTGCCATGGTCGGAAATCAACAGAAATTGTGTTCAGTACACCGATGCCGAGCTCACCTCCTAGCTCAAGAGGACATCACTATTCAACCTCCCCTGTGGGGTCAAGAACATTTGGGCAATGCCCAGGATCAACAACTGCATGGCAGGATGATTCACGAAGTGCAAGCTCACctcaacctcttcctcttcctccaggCTCCCCATGCTCGTCTTCCCGTTCTCTACAGTGGAAGAAGGGGAAGTTGCTAGGTAGTGGAACGTTTGGGCAAGTATACCTTGGATTCAACAG TGAAGGCGGTCAAATGTGTGCAATTAAAGAGGTTAAGGTTATTTCTGATGATTCTAACTCAAAAGAGTGTCTCAGGCAGCTAAATCAG GAAATTGTGCTGTTGAGTCAGCTGTCACATCGAAACATTGTGCAGTACTATGGCAGCGATTTG TCTAATGAGACACTCTCGGTCTATCTCGAGTATGTTTCTGGGGGCTCTATCCATAAGTTGCTTCAAGAATACGGTCCATTCGGGGAGGCAGTCCTTCGTAATTACACGGCACAAATCCTTTCTGGCCTTGCATACTTGCATGGGCGGAATACCGTGCATAG GGATATCAAAGGGGCAAATATACTTGTAGATCCTAATGGTGACATCAAACTTGCTGATTTCGGTATGGCCAAGCAT ATATCAGCATACACATCTATCAAATCCTTCAAAGGGAGCCCTTACTGGATGGCTCCAGAG GTTATTATGAATAGCAATGGTTACAGTCTTTCAGTGGACATTTGGAGCCTTGGTTGCACCATTCTTGAGATGGCAACTGCAAAACCTCCTTGGAATCAGTACGAAGGG GTGGCTGCAATATTCAAAATTGGGAACAGCAAAGACATACCGGATATCCCAGATCATCTTTCTTCTGAGGCAAAAAGCTTTCTGAAACTCTGTTTGCAGCGTGATCCGGTTGCCCGCCCTACAGCTGCTCAGCTGATGGATCATCCTTTTGTCAAGGACCATGCTACAGCTAGGAGTTCCAGGTCTGGCATGACAAGGGATATGTTTCCAACTTCCACCGATGGCAAAAACAGCACG ACAAACATCGCAGTTCCATCATACAGAAGCTTATCTCCTCTAAGAGATCCTGATATTGGCATAAGAAACTTGCCAGGACCAACATCTTCCATTCCTTCGACATCAAATCGCAGGATCTCTGCCAT CAACACCTCCAATGTTCGGATGAACATGTCCCTGCCTGTCTCTCCTTGCTCTAGTCCACTACGGCAGTACAAGCAGTCCAATCGAAGTTGCTTGCCATCGCCTCCTCACCCAGCCTATTCAGCTGGAGCAGCCAACAACTGTCATATCAACTATGCACTCTATCCGACGCGAGCAAGCAACAATCTCACAGACCCATGGCTTGAAATCTCTCAGCTGAAAACACAAACTTTTGATTCTCCAAGAAGATTATAG
- the LOC133886643 gene encoding mitogen-activated protein kinase kinase kinase 3-like isoform X1, with protein sequence MPTWWKGKGRSKSKGAAAVDAGSIPAAAVGEEKEKGKMKATSFDEALLGKGARGKQQQQAAAVVGHPLPRPASVPGPLPSASASASASASASSGGSSSLGSSAASDEPPDLGIYRLSDASSMLPVRTIAIDSRKQSHVLAEGRIFTNNQPLEHPRLSETSVSPRKDFHLNNLDLANNGTTYCHGRKSTEIVFSTPMPSSPPSSRGHHYSTSPVGSRTFGQCPGSTTAWQDDSRSASSPQPLPLPPGSPCSSSRSLQWKKGKLLGSGTFGQVYLGFNSEGGQMCAIKEVKVISDDSNSKECLRQLNQEIVLLSQLSHRNIVQYYGSDLSNETLSVYLEYVSGGSIHKLLQEYGPFGEAVLRNYTAQILSGLAYLHGRNTVHRDIKGANILVDPNGDIKLADFGMAKHISAYTSIKSFKGSPYWMAPEVIMNSNGYSLSVDIWSLGCTILEMATAKPPWNQYEGVAAIFKIGNSKDIPDIPDHLSSEAKSFLKLCLQRDPVARPTAAQLMDHPFVKDHATARSSRSGMTRDMFPTSTDGKNSTVQTNIAVPSYRSLSPLRDPDIGIRNLPGPTSSIPSTSNRRISAINTSNVRMNMSLPVSPCSSPLRQYKQSNRSCLPSPPHPAYSAGAANNCHINYALYPTRASNNLTDPWLEISQLKTQTFDSPRRL encoded by the exons ATGCCGACGTGGTGGAAGGGCAAGGGTAGGAGCAAGAGCAAGGGCGCGGCGGCGGTCGACGCCGGCTCAATTCCGGCGGCCGCTGtcggggaggagaaggagaagggcaAGATGAAGGCGACCAGCTTCGACGAGGCGCTCCTCGGGAAGGGGGCCCGcgggaagcagcagcagcaggctgcgGCGGTGGTGGGGCACCCGCTGCCACGGCCGGCGTCCGTGCCGGGGCCGCTGCCCTCCGCGTCAGCTTCCGCCTCGGCCTCCGCCTCGGCGTCCAGCGGGGGCAGCTCGTCGCTGGGGTCCTCGGCGGCCTCCGACGAGCCGCCGGATCTTGGAATTTACAG GCTGTCAGATGCAAGCAGCATGCTTCCGGTCAGAACAATAGCAATCGACTCTCGGAAACAAAGCCATGTGTTAGCAGAAGGGCGAATTTTCACGAATAATCAGCCTTTGGAGCATCCCCGATTGTCTGAAACTTCAGTTTCTCCAAGGAAAGACTTTCATCTTAATAATCTGGATCTTGCAAATAATGGAACTACGTACTGCCATGGTCGGAAATCAACAGAAATTGTGTTCAGTACACCGATGCCGAGCTCACCTCCTAGCTCAAGAGGACATCACTATTCAACCTCCCCTGTGGGGTCAAGAACATTTGGGCAATGCCCAGGATCAACAACTGCATGGCAGGATGATTCACGAAGTGCAAGCTCACctcaacctcttcctcttcctccaggCTCCCCATGCTCGTCTTCCCGTTCTCTACAGTGGAAGAAGGGGAAGTTGCTAGGTAGTGGAACGTTTGGGCAAGTATACCTTGGATTCAACAG TGAAGGCGGTCAAATGTGTGCAATTAAAGAGGTTAAGGTTATTTCTGATGATTCTAACTCAAAAGAGTGTCTCAGGCAGCTAAATCAG GAAATTGTGCTGTTGAGTCAGCTGTCACATCGAAACATTGTGCAGTACTATGGCAGCGATTTG TCTAATGAGACACTCTCGGTCTATCTCGAGTATGTTTCTGGGGGCTCTATCCATAAGTTGCTTCAAGAATACGGTCCATTCGGGGAGGCAGTCCTTCGTAATTACACGGCACAAATCCTTTCTGGCCTTGCATACTTGCATGGGCGGAATACCGTGCATAG GGATATCAAAGGGGCAAATATACTTGTAGATCCTAATGGTGACATCAAACTTGCTGATTTCGGTATGGCCAAGCAT ATATCAGCATACACATCTATCAAATCCTTCAAAGGGAGCCCTTACTGGATGGCTCCAGAG GTTATTATGAATAGCAATGGTTACAGTCTTTCAGTGGACATTTGGAGCCTTGGTTGCACCATTCTTGAGATGGCAACTGCAAAACCTCCTTGGAATCAGTACGAAGGG GTGGCTGCAATATTCAAAATTGGGAACAGCAAAGACATACCGGATATCCCAGATCATCTTTCTTCTGAGGCAAAAAGCTTTCTGAAACTCTGTTTGCAGCGTGATCCGGTTGCCCGCCCTACAGCTGCTCAGCTGATGGATCATCCTTTTGTCAAGGACCATGCTACAGCTAGGAGTTCCAGGTCTGGCATGACAAGGGATATGTTTCCAACTTCCACCGATGGCAAAAACAGCACG GTACAGACAAACATCGCAGTTCCATCATACAGAAGCTTATCTCCTCTAAGAGATCCTGATATTGGCATAAGAAACTTGCCAGGACCAACATCTTCCATTCCTTCGACATCAAATCGCAGGATCTCTGCCAT CAACACCTCCAATGTTCGGATGAACATGTCCCTGCCTGTCTCTCCTTGCTCTAGTCCACTACGGCAGTACAAGCAGTCCAATCGAAGTTGCTTGCCATCGCCTCCTCACCCAGCCTATTCAGCTGGAGCAGCCAACAACTGTCATATCAACTATGCACTCTATCCGACGCGAGCAAGCAACAATCTCACAGACCCATGGCTTGAAATCTCTCAGCTGAAAACACAAACTTTTGATTCTCCAAGAAGATTATAG